The Miscanthus floridulus cultivar M001 chromosome 17, ASM1932011v1, whole genome shotgun sequence genome has a window encoding:
- the LOC136518587 gene encoding uncharacterized protein isoform X1 gives MQWAGLRSQAPVPTAAWTGPRPRIARWPQGRFTAARRALVASAAASDANSSSNSPGKDEEREEVVQREKKEKAVASLLMRSQKYVMLKQQLAVAAQFEDYKEAARLRDSLRSFEEEEPVLRLRRLMKKAIDEERFEDAAKYRDELTILAPHSLLKCSSDATTLGIRVQVRSVYIESRSQPLKGQFFFAYRIRITNNSQRPVQLLRRHWIVTDGNGRTENIWGVGVVGEQPVIFPTTGFEYSSACPLSTPNGRMEGDFEMKHIDKAGSSTFNVAIAPFSLSILGDDNDVLL, from the exons ATGCAGTGGGCGGGTCTAAGGTCGCAGGCGCCGGTTCCCACGGCGGCGTGGACGGGGCCGAGGCCAAGAATCGCGAGGTGGCCGCAGGGTAGATTCACTGCAGCGCGCCGGGCGCTGGTGGCGTCGGCAGCGGCCTCGGACGCTAATTCGAGCTCGAATTCGCCGGGGAAGgacgaggagagggaggaggtggtgcagagggagaagaaggagaaggcagTCGCGTCGCTGCTGATGAGGAGCCAGAAGTACGTCATGCTAAAGCAGCAGCTCGCCGTGGCCGCCCAATTTGAG GATTACAAGGAAGCAGCGAGGCTGAGGGACTCGCTGAGGTCGttcgaggaggaggagcccgtgcTGCGCCTCCGCCGGTTGATGAAGAAGGCCATTGACGAGGAGAGGTTTGAG GATGCTGCTAAATACAGAGATGAATTAACGATTTTGGCTCCACACTCCCTCCTCAAATGTTCTAGCGATGCAACTACTttg GGGATTAGAGTTCAAGTCAGGAGCGTCTATATTGAAAGCCGGAGCCAGCCATTGAAAGGCCAATTCTTTTTTGCTTATAGAATTAGAATCACGAATAATTCTCAGCGCCCTGTTCAGCTTCTCAGAAGACACTGGATTGTTACAGATGGAAATGGAAGGACGGAAAATATTTG GGGAGTTGGAGTAGTGGGAGAACAGCCTGTCATATTTCCGACGACTGGTTTTGAGTACTCTTCTGCATGCCCATTGAGCACTCCAAATGGGAGAATG GAAGGTGACTTTGAGATGAAGCACATCGACAAGGCTGGATCATCAACATTCAATGTCGCAATCGCGCCATTCTCTCTGTCAATTCTTGGGGACGACAATGATGTTCTGCTCTAA
- the LOC136518587 gene encoding uncharacterized protein isoform X2 — MQWAGLRSQAPVPTAAWTGPRPRIARWPQGRFTAARRALVASAAASDANSSSNSPGKDEEREEVVQREKKEKAVASLLMRSQKYVMLKQQLAVAAQFEDYKEAARLRDSLRSFEEEEPVLRLRRLMKKAIDEERFEDAAKYRDELTILAPHSLLKCSSDATTLLLRRHWIVTDGNGRTENIWGVGVVGEQPVIFPTTGFEYSSACPLSTPNGRMEGDFEMKHIDKAGSSTFNVAIAPFSLSILGDDNDVLL; from the exons ATGCAGTGGGCGGGTCTAAGGTCGCAGGCGCCGGTTCCCACGGCGGCGTGGACGGGGCCGAGGCCAAGAATCGCGAGGTGGCCGCAGGGTAGATTCACTGCAGCGCGCCGGGCGCTGGTGGCGTCGGCAGCGGCCTCGGACGCTAATTCGAGCTCGAATTCGCCGGGGAAGgacgaggagagggaggaggtggtgcagagggagaagaaggagaaggcagTCGCGTCGCTGCTGATGAGGAGCCAGAAGTACGTCATGCTAAAGCAGCAGCTCGCCGTGGCCGCCCAATTTGAG GATTACAAGGAAGCAGCGAGGCTGAGGGACTCGCTGAGGTCGttcgaggaggaggagcccgtgcTGCGCCTCCGCCGGTTGATGAAGAAGGCCATTGACGAGGAGAGGTTTGAG GATGCTGCTAAATACAGAGATGAATTAACGATTTTGGCTCCACACTCCCTCCTCAAATGTTCTAGCGATGCAACTACTttg CTTCTCAGAAGACACTGGATTGTTACAGATGGAAATGGAAGGACGGAAAATATTTG GGGAGTTGGAGTAGTGGGAGAACAGCCTGTCATATTTCCGACGACTGGTTTTGAGTACTCTTCTGCATGCCCATTGAGCACTCCAAATGGGAGAATG GAAGGTGACTTTGAGATGAAGCACATCGACAAGGCTGGATCATCAACATTCAATGTCGCAATCGCGCCATTCTCTCTGTCAATTCTTGGGGACGACAATGATGTTCTGCTCTAA